A single region of the Streptococcus macedonicus ACA-DC 198 genome encodes:
- the glnQ gene encoding Glutamine transport ATP-binding protein gives MVVLEEELANFDLNAKYMIELKAIKKSYGKQEVLKNINLSVKKGEVVVLIGPSGSGKSTLIRTINKLEHINGGKMAVMGKNIYDMNMNDNLLRERVNMVFQHFNLFNNMTIARNISIGPEKLHRKSGEKLQEKVSGLLDLVGLSDKWDAYPENLSGGQKQRVAIARALAMEPDIILFDEPTSALDPEMVGEVLQVMKAIAKSGTTMIIVTHEIGFAKEVADRIVFLENGELIADMLPEEVNSSYPNQRVANFLKQIL, from the coding sequence ATGGTTGTTTTAGAGGAAGAACTAGCAAATTTCGATTTAAATGCAAAATACATGATTGAACTGAAGGCAATCAAAAAAAGTTATGGCAAGCAGGAGGTTTTAAAAAATATCAATCTTTCTGTTAAAAAAGGTGAGGTCGTTGTGTTGATTGGCCCATCAGGAAGTGGCAAATCAACGCTTATTCGTACTATTAATAAATTGGAACATATTAATGGCGGAAAAATGGCTGTCATGGGAAAAAATATTTATGACATGAATATGAATGATAATCTCTTGCGAGAACGTGTTAATATGGTTTTCCAACATTTTAATCTCTTTAATAATATGACCATTGCACGAAATATCAGTATTGGTCCTGAAAAACTCCATCGAAAAAGCGGTGAAAAACTGCAAGAAAAGGTGAGTGGCTTGCTAGATTTAGTGGGTTTATCAGATAAATGGGATGCTTATCCTGAAAATCTCTCAGGTGGACAAAAGCAACGTGTGGCGATTGCCAGAGCGTTAGCCATGGAGCCTGATATTATTTTATTTGATGAACCGACATCAGCTCTTGACCCTGAAATGGTTGGTGAGGTTTTACAAGTCATGAAAGCTATTGCTAAGAGCGGAACAACAATGATTATTGTGACACATGAAATTGGTTTTGCAAAGGAAGTGGCTGACCGAATTGTCTTTCTTGAAAATGGAGAATTAATTGCTGATATGTTGCCTGAAGAGGTTAATAGTTCTTACCCAAATCAGCGTGTCGCAAATTTCCTAAAGCAAATTTTGTAA
- a CDS encoding Glutamate ABC transporter, periplasmic glutamine-binding protein, giving the protein MVIDFLQNYGSFILDGALMTVFLSVVSMILALVLGGVVTAARMSDNLLIRGLTKLYIEVVRGLPMLVILSLFFYGLPELGFNVPDGSLFGVDLDRLISALIGLTVGESVFVAEIYRSGIQAVDSGQFEGARSIGFNKFQTYRYVIIPQAFKNILPTLGNEFANNIKSSSQASVIGVADLMFTASTIQGISYKPFQAVIAVGIVYLLFTFSTTRIVAHYEKKMSHSTEEPLTISEKIRQMMQTIKASWKKLTLTTAIIAAIVGIFALNHGGASKTVSSVEKIKESGQLVVATNIGYAPYEFYDLTSGHKKAVGVDIAFAQQLADKLQVKLVVKNMNFDSILGTITSGNADIAIAGMTKTKEREKSVDFTENYVKQTNKVVVRKEVASQYTSIESLASTTIAVQKSTTQADVVEDDIKPQQIVALSSLPDVFLNLLQGKVDAVVADDTVADQYIASNDNLTYADIELPGTTETAMALTKGNSSLKEYVDQLIEQDKKDGTFDKWMAEYSELAQKNTTEE; this is encoded by the coding sequence ATGGTTATTGATTTTCTACAAAATTATGGGAGTTTTATTTTAGATGGTGCCCTGATGACGGTGTTTTTATCAGTCGTTTCAATGATTTTAGCACTTGTCTTGGGAGGTGTTGTTACTGCGGCACGAATGAGTGATAATCTGTTGATTCGCGGGCTAACGAAGCTATACATTGAAGTGGTTCGTGGTCTTCCAATGCTGGTTATTTTGTCACTGTTCTTTTACGGCCTACCTGAACTTGGTTTCAATGTTCCAGACGGTTCGCTCTTTGGCGTTGATTTAGACCGTCTGATTTCAGCTCTGATTGGTTTAACCGTTGGAGAATCGGTTTTTGTTGCTGAAATTTATCGCTCAGGGATTCAAGCTGTTGATTCAGGGCAGTTTGAAGGTGCTCGAAGTATTGGTTTTAATAAATTTCAGACTTATCGTTATGTGATTATTCCACAGGCATTTAAAAATATTCTCCCAACCTTGGGAAATGAATTTGCCAATAATATCAAATCAAGTTCGCAAGCGTCGGTTATCGGGGTGGCAGATTTGATGTTCACAGCAAGCACGATTCAAGGGATTTCTTACAAACCTTTCCAAGCTGTTATCGCGGTTGGTATTGTTTATCTGCTCTTTACCTTTTCAACAACGCGCATTGTTGCCCATTACGAAAAGAAAATGAGCCACAGCACCGAAGAACCACTAACCATATCGGAAAAAATTCGTCAGATGATGCAAACTATCAAGGCAAGCTGGAAAAAATTGACCTTAACCACCGCAATCATTGCTGCTATTGTCGGTATTTTCGCTTTGAATCATGGCGGAGCTTCAAAAACGGTTTCTAGTGTTGAGAAAATCAAAGAATCTGGACAACTTGTTGTTGCGACGAATATCGGCTACGCTCCATATGAATTTTACGATTTGACATCAGGACATAAAAAGGCGGTTGGGGTTGACATTGCCTTTGCCCAACAATTAGCGGATAAATTGCAGGTGAAATTAGTCGTTAAAAATATGAATTTTGATTCTATTTTGGGAACCATTACCTCTGGAAATGCGGATATTGCCATTGCGGGAATGACAAAAACAAAAGAACGTGAAAAATCCGTTGATTTTACTGAAAATTATGTGAAGCAAACCAACAAAGTGGTTGTTCGAAAAGAGGTCGCCAGTCAATACACGTCAATTGAAAGTTTGGCGTCAACAACAATTGCTGTGCAAAAATCAACAACACAAGCTGATGTGGTTGAGGATGATATTAAACCTCAACAAATCGTTGCCTTATCAAGCTTACCAGATGTTTTCTTAAATTTACTCCAAGGGAAAGTCGATGCGGTTGTTGCTGATGACACGGTTGCTGACCAATACATCGCAAGCAATGACAATCTAACATATGCCGATATTGAATTGCCGGGGACAACCGAAACAGCCATGGCATTAACCAAAGGAAATAGTTCTTTGAAAGAATATGTTGACCAATTAATTGAGCAAGACAAAAAAGACGGCACCTTTGATAAATGGATGGCAGAATATAGTGAATTAGCACAAAAAAATACAACAGAAGAATAG